A part of Thermus sp. LT1-2-5 genomic DNA contains:
- a CDS encoding carbon-nitrogen hydrolase family protein: MRLALAHLAKRDSPKELLKVLRPLAQEARAEGAGLLLLPELILGKRAAPDLTQALEALAGEAGLRVAAGLLHQGQNRLQVFPQGPAYAKVHLYRTPGEEGDEGLRPGEGPVPLLHEGRTFGLALCYDLDFPELFRTYALLGAQGFLVGAAWPGAYAELMEVLARARAAENQAYLFLASRADTGSPSLFLGPDGRVLGRREEEGLLLAEPDWSFLEAYRARYPLLHHRREEAYRLPSGTTLSPRRKRFRSSGGR; this comes from the coding sequence ATGCGCCTCGCCCTGGCCCACCTGGCTAAGCGGGATAGCCCGAAGGAACTCCTAAAGGTCCTCCGCCCCCTGGCCCAAGAGGCGCGGGCCGAGGGGGCGGGGCTTCTCCTCCTTCCCGAGCTCATCCTGGGCAAGCGGGCGGCGCCGGACCTGACCCAGGCCCTGGAGGCACTGGCGGGGGAAGCGGGCCTCAGGGTGGCGGCGGGCCTTCTTCACCAAGGGCAGAACCGCCTCCAGGTCTTCCCCCAAGGCCCCGCCTACGCCAAGGTCCACCTCTACCGGACGCCGGGGGAGGAGGGGGACGAGGGGCTCCGCCCAGGGGAAGGTCCCGTGCCCCTCCTCCACGAGGGCCGCACCTTCGGCCTTGCCCTCTGCTACGACCTGGACTTCCCCGAGCTCTTCCGCACCTACGCCCTCCTGGGGGCCCAAGGCTTCCTGGTGGGCGCCGCCTGGCCGGGGGCCTACGCCGAGCTCATGGAGGTCCTGGCCCGGGCCCGGGCGGCGGAGAACCAGGCCTACCTCTTCCTGGCCAGCCGGGCGGACACGGGAAGCCCCAGCCTCTTCCTAGGGCCAGACGGGCGGGTGCTGGGCCGGAGGGAGGAGGAGGGCCTCCTCCTGGCCGAACCGGACTGGAGCTTCCTCGAGGCCTACCGGGCCCGCTATCCCCTCCTCCACCATCGGCGAGAGGAAGCCTACCGCCTGCCCTCAGGCACCACCCTAAGCCCCCGCAGGAAGAGGTTCCGGTCCTCAGGGGGCAGGTAG
- a CDS encoding biotin transporter BioY, translating into MKTEALAYTPLAKTLWPRRTLARDLSLILAGSLFVALTAQVAIPLPFTPVPLTLQTLGILLVGAALGSRLGFLALLAYLLEGAMGLPVFAGGTGGVAKILGPTGGFLLAFPLAAGLVGFLVERFGLDRSFLGTLLAMLLGNALLYLVGLPWLGAWLMGVDKFTGVGGLLAMGLFPFIPGDLVKAVLAALLLPTAWRFLGRR; encoded by the coding sequence ATGAAGACTGAAGCTCTGGCGTACACCCCTTTGGCTAAGACCCTGTGGCCCAGGCGCACCCTGGCCCGCGACCTAAGCCTCATCCTGGCGGGAAGCCTCTTCGTGGCCCTCACCGCCCAGGTGGCCATCCCCCTCCCCTTCACCCCGGTGCCCCTCACCCTCCAGACCCTGGGCATCCTCCTGGTGGGGGCGGCCCTGGGGAGCCGGCTCGGCTTCCTGGCCCTCTTGGCCTACCTCCTGGAAGGGGCCATGGGCCTTCCCGTCTTCGCCGGGGGCACGGGGGGGGTGGCCAAAATCCTGGGGCCCACGGGGGGGTTCCTCCTGGCCTTCCCCTTGGCGGCGGGACTTGTGGGGTTTTTGGTGGAGCGGTTCGGCCTGGACCGCAGTTTCCTCGGTACCCTCCTCGCCATGCTCCTGGGGAACGCCCTCCTCTACCTGGTGGGGCTTCCTTGGCTTGGGGCCTGGCTTATGGGGGTGGACAAGTTCACGGGGGTAGGGGGGCTCTTGGCCATGGGGCTTTTCCCCTTCATCCCCGGGGACCTAGTGAAAGCGGTGCTGGCGGCCTTGCTCCTGCCCACGGCCTGGCGCTTCCTGGGCCGGCGGTAG